The following nucleotide sequence is from Juglans microcarpa x Juglans regia isolate MS1-56 chromosome 6D, Jm3101_v1.0, whole genome shotgun sequence.
AGTACTTTAACCTTATTAGTCTTAAATGTTAGTGCTACTGGTACCATGGCTGCAGAACTTGGCCTTCTCTCCTTGACCCAGCTCCAAAGATTGGCTCAGTCCCAACATCAGCACTATCAACTAAACCCTAGCTTGACCCGGCCGTCTGCCGGTTCGTGGATGTGGAACCCTAAGCAAGCCAGCGAGGAAGATGATTCATGGGAGGTAAGAGCCTTTGCGGAAGACACTGGAAATGCCTCGGGCACCACTTGGCCACCGAGGTCTTACACTTGCACCTTTTGCAGAAGGGAGTTCCGATCAGCCCAAGCTCTCGGCGGCCATATGAATGTGCACCGCCGAGATCGTGTCCGGCTCAACCAACCGCAGCCTAATTCCAACAATCCCACCTCCTCATCTTCTTCGACTACTTCTTCATTTATAATCCCAAGTACTCAAGAATATTATTCCAGCAATGGTGGACTGTGCCGGCTCTACCAATCGCCAAACCCTAATGGTGCCTTTACTTCAAGAGTATCAGTAAATGCATCTCATTTTGAGTCACCTTCCACCCTTCTCTCGATTTCAGTACCCTCTCCACCTAACAACTTGATGCCTCCTTGCTCTCCCTCAATTAGTTACCCATCGGGGTCACCAGGTACTAATTCTCCTCGCTTTTACTCTAGCAAAGCCAAAGAAACATCCCCAACCACAGATAATGTGAATGATCAAGATCTTGATCTCGAGCTTCGGCTCGGGCAGAGACCTATGTCATCATAAGAAGCAAGAAAACATGGTGTGCGCGCGGTAGCTAGGTTTACGCTTTTCCAGTTTCAGGAAGATCGATCAGAGTGCGCCGTATGATGTGTAAGATACAGTGTTTCGTGAAATTTTG
It contains:
- the LOC121234109 gene encoding zinc finger protein 10, with translation MAAELGLLSLTQLQRLAQSQHQHYQLNPSLTRPSAGSWMWNPKQASEEDDSWEVRAFAEDTGNASGTTWPPRSYTCTFCRREFRSAQALGGHMNVHRRDRVRLNQPQPNSNNPTSSSSSTTSSFIIPSTQEYYSSNGGLCRLYQSPNPNGAFTSRVSVNASHFESPSTLLSISVPSPPNNLMPPCSPSISYPSGSPGTNSPRFYSSKAKETSPTTDNVNDQDLDLELRLGQRPMSS